From Prionailurus viverrinus isolate Anna chromosome B2, UM_Priviv_1.0, whole genome shotgun sequence, the proteins below share one genomic window:
- the ZNF322 gene encoding zinc finger protein 322, producing the protein MCASEERYNQRTQKRKIYHVCPQKGKKIFIHVHEITQIDDQLYQCLEREQNLCERLALIMCERSHTGEKPYRCDMCEKTFVQSSELLSHQRVHSYEKPYKCSKCEKSFWHHLALSGHQRTHAGKKFYTCDICGKNFGQSSDLLVHQRSHTGEKPYLCSECDKCFSRSTNLIRHRRTHTGEKPFKCLECEKAFSGKSDLISHQRTHTGERPYKCNKCEKSYRHRSAFIVHKRVHTGEKPYKCGACEKCFGQKSDLIVHQRVHTGEKPYKCLQCMRSFTRSANLIRHQATHTHTFKCLEYEKSFSCGSDLIVHQRIHMDEKPPQWSTCEGGFLLGMDFVAQQKMRTQTEELRYKYSVCDKSFHQSPALLQHQTIHIGEKPYICNMGDKGLELSPPHASEASQMS; encoded by the coding sequence ATGTGCGCTTCGGAAGAGAGATATAATCAGAGaactcagaaaaggaaaatatatcatGTATGCCCTCAGAAGGgtaaaaagatttttattcatGTGCATGAGATTACGCAAATAGATGATCAGCTATACCAGTGCCTTGAACGTGAGCAAAACTTGTGTGAACGCTTAGCTCTTATTATGTGTGAGAGATCCCACACTGGGGAGAAACCTTACAGATGTGATATGTGTGAGAAAACCTTCGTCCAAAGCTCAGAGCTGCTTTCACACCAGAGGGTCCACAGTTACGAGAAACCTTATAAATGCAGCAAATGCGAGAAGAGCTTCTGGCATCACTTAGCCCTTTCGGGACACCAGAGGACACACGCAGGTAAGAAATTCTATACCTGTGACATCTGTGGCAAGAATTTCGGCCAGAGCTCCGACCTGCTTGTCCACCAGCGAAGCCATACAGGCGAGAAGCCGTATCTGTGTAGCGAGTGTGATAAATGCTTCAGTCGAAGCACGAACCTCATAAGGCACCGAAGAACTCACACGGGTGAGAAGCCGTTTAAGTGTCTGGAGTGTGAAAAGGCTTTTAGTGGGAAGTCAGACCTCATCAGCCACCAGAGAACTCATACTGGCGAAAGGCCCTATAAATGCAACAAGTGTGAGAAAAGTTACCGACACCGATCAGCCTTCATTGTTCATAAAAGAGttcacactggggagaagccctATAAGTGTGGCGCCTGTGAGAAGTGCTTTGGCCAGAAATCAGACCTTATTGTACATCAGAGAGTccacacgggcgagaagccctATAAGTGCTTGCAGTGCATGAGAAGCTTTACGCGGAGCGCTAACCTGATCAGGCACCAGGCAACTCACACCCACACTTTCAAATGCCTCGAATATGAGAAAAGCTTCAGCTGCGGCTCAGACCTTATTGTGCATCAGAGAATTCACATGGACGAGAAACCGCCCCAGTGGTCTACATGTGAGGGTGGCTTCCTCCTGGGCATGGACTTCGTGGCCCAACAGAAAATGCGAACTCAGACCGAAGAGCTGCGTTATAAGTACAGCGTGTGCGATAAAAGCTTCCACCAGAGCCCAGCCCTTCTGCAACATCAGACAATCCACATCGGTGAAAAACCGTATATCTGTAATATGGGTGACAAGGGTCTTGAGCTCAGCCCTCCCCATGCATCCGAAGCCTCACAGATGTCTTGA